In Leifsonia sp. AK011, the genomic stretch CAGTCCAGTGCGGTGTTGCCGTTGGAGGTCGCGAACATGATCTGCTCGCCGTCCGAGAGCCCCTCCCCCTTGAAGTAGCCGAGGAAGTACCGTTCCTTCTCCTCCTCGCGGGGCAGCGGCTTGATCACGATGTCGAAGTCCTTCGTGACCTGCGCGGAACCCTTCGCGACCGTCGCGGTCAGTGTTGCCTCGACCTCCGCGTGCCCATACGAGGGCCGCGTGACCTCTCCGGTGTGCGAGACGAGGTCACTCGTGGACTCCCACGTGATCGTCGAGCCGAATTCGCCCACACTCGGCAGAGTGATGTTGCCCCGCACGTTCTCGGTGTCGTAGAGCTCGAGGTCCAGCGCGTCCCTGTCCACAGAACTCTGGTCGCCGAAGACGGCCTTGACCGTGATGGGGATCTGGCGCACCGTTTGCGAGTCGACGCCCTTGCGGAGGGTCGCCGTGAGGATGGCCGTGGCATCCGGTTCACCCACCGCTGGGCGAGTGATCACGGCCGTGACCGGCACTTTTCGTGCACTGTTCACTGCCGGTGGCACGACGACGTTGGCGACCGAGGAGTTCGAGCTGGACCACGTGATGGTGGAACCGGCCTCGGTGCCGAGCTTGGGGAGCTCGATGTTGTCGACGATCGCGGAGGTGAGCCCGAGGTCGATGGCCGCGGCATCCGCTTCGACGCCAGCGTCATTCGACAATTCGGTCTGCGTTGCCGCATCGACGGCACTCAGGGCCCAGTCGTAGACCCGGAAGTCGGCGAGAGTTCCCTTGAACGAGTAGTTCGCGGGGGTCTGGGACCGTGCGAGGTAGTTGCAGTTGGTTCCGGCGGCGTTGACCGACGGCGGCGTTGCGATGTTCGTGACCTGGGCGTGCTGCACGCCGTCGATGTAGAGCGTGCCCGTCCACGTCGTGCCGCCGCTGTTGGCCGCCTGCGTGTACGTGACATGCTTCCAGACGCCCTCCTGCAGCCGCACCCGGTTCTGCTGCACGTTGGACGACCCTGCGGCGACACGATACCGCTGCGTGTTCGATGCGAAGATCGACCCCAGGGCTCCGGTCGCCACGTCGCACGAGCCGGACTTGCTTCCCAGGCTCCAGATCTGGTGGTCACCCACATTGGCCGGGTCGATCCACACCTCGTAGTCGATGGTGAAGTTCGTGAGACCCGCCGTGAGGTTGTTGGGCAGCCTGACGTAGGCGCCATCGAGCGACGTGGCATATCCATCCGGGTTGAACCGGACGCCCTTTCCGGTGAGGTCTGCCTTCTCGGGGTTCACCAGCGTCGCATTGGCGGCGGCTCCGGCGCTTCCACTGTTGGCGATGACTGTTCCGGTCGTCTCGTCGAGCTTGAAGTGGTGCAACAAGCCGGTTTCCAGGGGGTCAGCAGCGACGGGTGCCGCGGCGATGACGCCGAGACACAGAGTCGCCGCAACCCCGAGCGCCAGAGCGCGCGGGGCTGTGATTCTTCGATTGGGTGCGTTGAACAACATTTCTCCTCGTACTTCGTTGTATGGGGAATCTGCGCCGTGAACGGATCGTTCGGCCCCCGAACGGGGCGGCGCTTGCACCAATTGTTATCGCTCACATGCTGGATCACAAGCCTTCGAACCCGATTAATCCGGAGATCGACGTGAGCCTGAGGCCCGACAGCTCCACGAACCTCGCTCCAGAGGCCTCCAATTATCTGGACTGGCAACTTAACCGAGCATGTGTCGCGCGTCCCGAAATGTCGGCGAAATATTTCCGCAACGAAAGGAAACACCAATCCCATACTTTCGAGATGCAATCACTTGATCGCATTGGGAGTGGACCCGACCGCGCCCGGATGCCACTACCCCTGGAGTGCGGAATGACCTTGAGAACTACTCCCCATCACCGAGCAAGACGCCTCGGAACCGTCGCTGCCGGCATCACGGCCATCGCCGTAGCCCTGTCCGCCGGTGTTGTCCCGGCGTCCGCAGTGACCACGGTGCCGACCGCTGGCGCAGAATGGCAGATCCACGACAGCGCACGACCCGGACTCGACACCGGGAGCATTCGTGCGATCAACAACACCCGGGTGGACGGGTACGGCAACATCTTCGTCCGCGTCGCGGGAGCCGGATCCGCTCCCCTCATGAACGGCCAGATGATGCGAGGCTTCGGTCTCACCTTCGATGGCGTCTCCACGTTCTCGAGCACCGTCTCCGTTCCGCTCGGCGACGTCGCGGTGTCCCGACGCGTCGATCTGCAGTCCGCGTCCGACTCGGCGCGCTACTTCGACACCTTCACGAACACCTCCAGCTCACCGATCACGGTCGACGTCTCGTTTGGCGGCGCCCTCGGATACGGCTCGGGAAACCAGCAGGGCACCGTCGCGGCAACGACGGACGGTGACACCACCATCTCCCCCGCCGACTCGTGGGCCGTTGTGTCGCAGCCCGTCGCGGCGGGCAATAGGCCGATCGGTACCGTGCTCGGCTCACCGGCCCCCTTCGAGGGAGCGATGGTGCGCACCGGCAACCAGGAGCGCAATCCCTTCGAGACCGCCCTCGTGACGACAGGTCACGAAGCCAACTTCTACGGATTCGTGAACACCCTCACCATCGACCCGGGCGAGACCCAGTCGCTCCTGCGCTACGTCTATGCGGGAACACCGGGACCGGACTCCGTGGCGACGGCGAGCACCGCCCTCACCGCGTTGGCGACCACGCCGAGCGTCGAGGGCCTGTCGGACGACGAGCTGTGCACCGTGGCCAACTGGGACCTGCCATCCGATGACTGCGGCACGTCGCTGACTCTCGAGCTGCCACCGACGCCCGCGCCCGCGCCGACCACGACGGCCATCACGTACGACGTCGTCAGCAAGTCGATCGCCGAGCTGCAGGCCGACATGGAGCTCGGAGTCGTCACATCCGAGCAGATCACGCAGGCCTACCTCGACCGCATCGCGGCCTACGACGACGGGCCCTTCGGGTTCCACTCGTTCATCACCGTGGCGGACGACGCGCTGGATCAGGCACGGGCAGCGGATGCTCGGCGCGCGGCCGGCGAGACCGGAGAGCTCCTCGGCATCCCGATGGGCATCAAGGACATCTACGACACCTACGACATGCCGACAACCGGCGGCTCAGCAGCTCTCGAGGGGTGGACACCCGCCAAGGACTCGTACCAGGTCGCGAAGCTCCGTGAAGCCGGTGCCGTGATCCTCGGTAAGACGAACCTGTCGGAGTGGGCGAACTCGGGTAGCCGCTCGGAGAGCGGATACGGGCAGGTCTGGAACGCGCTCTCGCCGTCGAAGACCTCCTTCGGATCGAGTGGTGGATCCGCCGTCGCCCTCGCCGCGAGCCTCACGGCTGGAGCCATGGGCACGCAGACCGGCGTCTCGCTCTACGCGCCGGCGACGGGTTCGAGCATGACGATGTTCCGCGGAACCGACGGCATGGCGAGCACGCGCGGTGTGATGCCACTGACCTACGGCCAGGACTACGCCGGACCGATCGCCCGCACCGTGACCGATCTCGCCTACATCCTCAACGCCACCACCGGCACCGACCCGGACGAGCTCCTCACGGCCGAGGCCGACGCGCACCGCCCCGAGGACTGGACGGATCACCTCACCGTCGATGGCCTGCAAGGCAAGCGCGTGGGGTTCATCCCCGGCTCGTTCGTTTCGGGCTTCGCTGACGACACCACCGGTGCGACCGTGCTCGCGAGCCTCTCCGAGCTGGAGAAGGCTGGCGCAACGCTCGTCGAGATGGGCACTCCCCCGTCGGCCGGCAGCGCGCCGAGCGTCAACGGCTGGGCGCTGTACATCTCAGAGCAGGAGAGCTTCCCGTTCCCCAACAGCAGCGCCCTCAAGGCCGACGAGCGAGTGCTCCCGTACAACCGCGGAACCGACAACACCGGTGGTGCTGTCGTCCCGCGACCGACCGACGAGCAGATCCAGGCACGCATCGACGCCCGCAAGCTCTCGAAGGACCGCATCGCCCAGTGGATGGATGCCGCGGACGTCGACTTCGTGGTCTACGCGGGCTTCATCTCCGATATCTACAACAACGACGGCAACAGCAACCAGCACTCGTCGGATCGCGCGACCGGGGTTCCCACCTCGAACTACGGCGTGCCGACAGTCGTCGTGCCGATGGGGGCCAACGAGCACGGATACCCGATGTCGCTGCAGATCGTCGGACGAGCATGGGATGACGCGGCCGTCCTGAACGCGGGCTACGCGCTCGAGCAGGCCACCCAGGCCCAGCTCGAGTCACAGTACGCGCCGCGCCTGACGGTGATCGGCGAGGACGGTGAAGTGATTCCGCCCGCGGCCGAGGCACCCGCTCTCGCACACACCGGTGGCGAGATCTCGGAGGCCATCGTCTTCGCGAGTGCACTCCTGCTCGGCGCTGGACTCGTCCTCGCCCTGGGTGCGGCCCGCCGGAGGCACGCACGCGGCTAGCCGCCCTCGGGTACACGGTGGGCCGTGCTCTGTCGTCAGGACAGGGTGCGGCCCGCTGTCGCGCATCGCTCGACCTTAGGCGCTCACCTGGATGACTTCGGGTAGCTCGATGACGACCGCGGTCCGACCTGTGGGGATCAGCTCCTCAGGGCACGTGAGTTCTCGCCGCATTGGGCTGCGAACCTCGCTGTCCTCCACAGCGGAGACCGAGTACTCAACACACAGGTAGCCATCGAGTGTGGAGGACCAGAGACCTCCTCCGGCTGGTCCCGACTCCGACCCGTACAAAACGACGCTGTAGCTTACGACCCCTTCGCCAGGTCGCACATCGACGCTGTACAAAGTGGACATGTTCAGAGTAGGCAGCGAAGCCCCGTCCCACACAACCACCTTGTCAGTCGACCCGAGATCCTCAAGGTGCTCTTGAGCACGCGCTTCAGTGGCCAGATAGTTGACGGCCTGCGTATCGAGGTGGCTCAAGACCAGCAACAGTCGATCGCGTGGGGACTGCACACACCCCGAAAGAGAAAGGACGACTACGGCAGACACTGCCGCCATGCCTACCGTCTTCACCACCGGCCGCCCCCTTTTCTTGTCTCTCATTATTCGTGGAGGCAGGAGAAACAAAGAACCCCGCCCGAGAAATCTCTCGGGCGGGGTTCGACGTTGCTGCGATTGTGGACCCGAGGGGATTCGAACCCCTGACCCCCTGCATGCCATGCAGGTGCGCTACCAACTGCGCCACGGGCCCGTGAAAACGTGCTTGATCACTATACCGGATGCTCGAACCCCTCGACGACGCGCGCGCTGAGTCACTCCCTACCGAGCGAACCGGAACGCCGGGTAGGAGTAGAACTCGCCCCGGTTCGTGAGCACCGCCGCCCGGATTCCCAGGACGGCCGCGACGATGCGCGTGATGAAGATCATAAAGTAACCGACGAAGAACAGTGCCATGCCGGGCGGCATCGACGTGCTGCCAGCCATGCCACTTGCGAACGAGACGAAGAACGAAACAAAGCACAGCGCGAAGAACACAGCGCTAATGATGAGCACCGTCAGCTGGAAGTTCCACTCGGTCGTGGTGTGGTGGCGTACGAAGGGTCCGCGATTGCGAAAAAGGAAGAAGAACACCGCGGCCGAGATGATCCCGAAGAAGATGCTCAGTACGTGCGTCAGCACCGCCCACTGTTTCTCCTCGGCTGGGCTGAGCAGGGGCGCTGAGCTGACGGGGTTGGCGTAGGGGTTAGTCGTGTTGGTCACAGTCAGAGCATGCCAGACGCGAGGTTACTGCCGCGTGTCAGGAGCCCTCGGCCGCCCGGATGTCGGCATCGGCCGAGATGTCGTCGAGCTCAGCCGCAAGATAGGACTCCACCTCCGGCAGCTTCAGCACGAAGGTCGAGTAGGCCTCCATCGAGACCACACCCGACACGAGGTCGAAGTCGAGCACGTGACCGCCGAACGTGCCAGCGTTGTCGAGATAGTGCAGGTGGAAGTCCGCGACACTCAGCCCCTGGAAGACATCGGGGCCCTTGAACCCCACCATGGTGCCGGATGTCTCCCCCACCGTTGTCTCACGCTGATCCTTCACCGCCTCCGCGAGCCCCCGGTACGGCGCCTGCTGGCGCACGGCCTCGCGCACCGTCATCCGATCGAAGGATGCCTCCACCCGGAGCGCATAAAAGAGATTGTTGCTCGGCACCAGCGACTCGATGAGGTCCTCGAACTGCTTCTCGCCGAGACCTGCGACCTCGTGGCTGAAGGTGGGCTCGAAGACGACGACCTCGGCGAACGGCAGGCGTTCGTCGGCAGCGACGTCCTGCACCGTGCCGTTGGCGCGGCACAGCACCATGCGACCGTCGACAAGCACGAGTTCTCCGTCGAGGGCGTCACCGCAGCCGACTCCGAGGTCACCAGCGGCCGCGACATCCGCCGCCGAGAAGGCGCCCTCGTAGAGGCCCGCGACGAGGGCGTCGACAAAGGAGAACTGCTGCACGCCCTTGCCGGGGCGCGGCCGCAGGTCTCCCGTCGGCACTAGTCGACCGTCGGCGCGACGGGCAGGGTGATCGGGATGGCCGGGCAGTCCTTCCACAGACGCTCGAGCGAGTAGTACATGCGGTCCTCCTCGTGGAAGACGTGCACAACGAGGTCGCCGAAGTCGAGGAGGATCCAACGCCCCTCTGCGCGTCCCTCACGGCGGAGTGGCTTGGCGCCGATCTCGAGAAGCTTGTCCTCGATCTCCGAGGCGATCGCCTGGACGTTGCGCTCATTGCGCCCCGTCACGAGAAGGAAGACGTCGGTCAGCGGAAGCGGCCCTGACACATCGAGTGCGACGAGGTCCTCGCCCTGTTTCGCGTCGGCAGCGAGAGCCGCCACCGAGAGGAGTTCGCGGGCGTGGTCGGATGCAGTCACATGGTCCTTTGGGTCTGAGTCGATGGTCGACGTGTCATGAGCATTAGAAGGCGTTCACCGCGACGGCGATTCCCAGGAGAACCACAACGAGCGCACCCATCGAGGCAGCGGCGATGATGAGCGCGGTGAGCGCTTTCGTGCCCTGCTGCTTGGGTGCCTGTCCGAGGCCGGAACCCGACCGCGTGCTGACGGCGTTCACGGCGCTCACGGGGGATGACTCGGTCGAGACGACCTCCGCGTCGTGCGACTCGAACAGCTTGTCGATGCTCGAGTGCTCCAATCGCGCCGAAGCACCTGTCGCGCTGAAGGTCTGGGGAAGCTCGATCGAGCCCGTGAGCATGATCTCGCCGGAACCGGCGAGCGGACCGCTGATGTTGCTCTCGGGAATCGAGGGGAGAACCAAGGCACTCGTGGTCGTCGAGCCGGTGCCGACTGAGCGGTTGATCGTCGTCTCGTGGAACTCGTCCTCCTCGTCGAGCTGGGTCGACCAGTGGCCGCGCGGGGGCGTCCAGGTGATCTCCGAGCTCGGAGAGTCCTCCACGACGAGGGCGGGAGCGGGCTGCTCAGCTGCGACCGGCTCTGGGATGAAGGGCACCGGCGTCGGGAACGGCTCCTCGGCGTACGGCTCCGGGGCGGGAACGCCCGAGGGGGTCGGAGGTGCCAGCGACTCCGGGAAGACCTGGGGCGCGGCATCCTGCGGCTCGACATCGTCGGATGCCCCGGCAAGACGATCGAACTCCGCGAGAGCATCGTTGAGCCCCGTGTTCGCGATGGGCTCGGGCGCCACGGGAGGCAGCGGAGATTCCGCGACGGGCTCCGGAGCGGGGGCCGGAGGGAAGAGGGGCTCAGCGACGGGCGACTGCGCCGGGGCGGGCGCGGGCTGAGCGGCGGCGGCTGGCGCAACGGGCGCCGTGGCATCCATACTCGCGAACGGCCACGCGGACTCGACCTCGGTCGGAACGATCTCCGCCTGCTGGGCCTGCTGCGCCTGCTCCTCGAGCGCCAGTGCGGAGGCCTCGTTCGGGTCGGGCACGGCGACGGGCAAGGCACCTGTGTCGATGAATCCCAGTGAGTTGAGGATGCCCGTCACCGCGCCCTGGGAGGGTGCAGCGGCGACCGGCTCCGGCTCCTGGAGCGCAGGTGGCTCCTCCGCGACGGCTGGAGCCTGCTGCTGCTGGAGAGCGCGGAGTTCGCGGCGCGTCATGGTGCGCTCGGGCGTCGCAAAGTCGGCACCGCTGGGAGCAGTAGCGGGAGGAAGGGTGAGGGACTGCGTCTCGAATGACTGGACGGTAGTCGGCTGCTGCTCGGGCACGGGCGGCGCGGCGGCCGGCGATTGGGCGACCACGGGGGGTGCGGGGACGGAGGAACGGCGAGCCTCGGGGCTGTAGTCCCGTACGCGGTACTGCGGCTGGTCTACCTTCGGAAGCGCCTGCGTCGGTGCGAGGTCCTCGTCGAGCGGAGCGGACTCGGCGGCGCGGGGCCGACGGGTCTCCGGGGCGGGCGGCAGCGGTGGACGCTGCTGGGTGACGTAGTCGAGGGGCTCACCAGAGGAAGGCTGCTGCGGGGCGGCCTGTGGCTGGCTCGGTGAGGCGGAACGCCTGCCCGACGAGGGGGATGCAGGTGCGAAGGACTCGACCGGTGCCGCGGGAGTCACGGGCGGCAGCTGGGCAGCCCGACGGGACGTGGTGTCCCACATGTCGTCATTGGCGGCCGGTGACGCGGGCGGAGGGAAGCCGTTGACTTCTGCCTCTGCTGTGTTCGAGCGCTCTCCCTGCCGGGCAGCGCGCCGCGACTGGGGTTGCGGATCCTGGAAGTTGGTCATCTGCTGCTCCGATACAAGTGGTGCTTGGCGATGTATTGGACGACACCATCAGGTACCAAATACCAGACCGGGAAGCCCCGACTGACCCTGCTTCGACAATCCGTGGAGGATATCGCCAACGCCGGCACTTCCAACGAGCTTACGCCCTGCTCTGGTAAACCGCTAATGGTGAGGGGGTGCCCTGGCCGTGAAACTGCTATGAAATGCGCGAGATTCCAGACCTCATCGACGTCTTTCCACTCGAGGATCTGGGCGACGGCGTCCGCGCCCGTGATGAAGAAGAGGTCGGCGTCGGGTCGGGCCGCGCGGATGTCACGGAGCGTATCGACCGTGTACGTAGGGCCTTTGCGCTCGATGTCGACGCGACTCACGGTGAAGCGCGGGTTGGCCGCCGTGGCGATCACCGTCATGAGGTAGCGATGCTCGCCCTCGGTGACCTCGGGTTTCATCCACGGTTGGCCGGTGGGAACGAAGATGACCTCGTCGAGGTCGAAGCTCGACTGGACCTCGCTCGCGGCGACCAGGTGGCCGTTGTGAATCGGATCGAAGGTTCCGCCCATGATTCCGATGCGGGCGCGACGCTGCGCTTGCTCAGTCATGGAGGCCGGTGGTCGCCCTAGTGGCCTGCGCCGTGAGAGTCCTGGCCCTTGGATGCCTTGTTGGCGTGGCGGTTCGCCACATCGCGGTAGCTCCACGTGACAAAGCCGAGAAGCGTGAAGACGGCGACGGCGATGCCTGCGAATGCGAGCGGCGGCATCAGGAGGGGCGCGAGTTCCTCTGTCTCGGCGAGCACGGTGGCAAGAAAGTTCATGCGTGTAATCCTAGCGGCGTTACGCGCGCACCTGTCCGCTGCCGCGCACGATCCACTTGGTGCTCGTGAGCTCGGGGAGACCCATCGGTCCTCGCGCGTGGAGCTTCTGCGTGGAGATACCCACCTCAGCACCGAACCCGAACTCTCCCCCGTCGGTGAAACGGGTGGATGCGTTCACCATCACGACCGCGGAATCCACCTCCGCGAGGAACCGCTCGGCACGAGACAGGTCGTTGGTGATGATCGACTCGGTGTGGTGCGTGGAGTAGTCGCGGATGTGCTCGAGCGCGTCATCCAGCCCGTCCACGACGCGAACCGCGAGGTCGAGCGACATGTACTCGGTGGCCCAGTCCTCCTCGGTGGCGGCAACCGAATCGGGGAAGATCGACCGGGCACGCTCATCGGCGTGGATCGTCACGCCCGAGGCGCGGAGACGGTCGAGCACCGCGGGGAGCAGGCGCGCTGCGGCCGCCTCGCTGACCAGCAGGGTCTCGAGCGCGTTGCAGACACTCGGACGCTGCACCTTCGCGTTGTGCACGATTTCGACGGCCGTCGTGAGGTCGGCCGAGTCATCCAGGTACACATGCACGACGCCCGCGCCCGTCTCGATCACGGGGACCTTCGACTCGCGAACAACCGTGTCGATGAGCTGGGCGCTGCCTCGTGGGATCAGCACGTCCACGTATCCGCGGGCCTGCATGAGCTGGGTCGCACCCTCGCGCCCGAACTCGTCGATGGTCTGGACGGACTCCACCGGGAGGCCAACGGACTTGAGCGCACCCTGGATGAGGGAGACGAGCACGCGGTTGGTGTTCTCGGCAGCCGAACCTCCGCGCAACACCACGGCATTGCCGCTCTTGAGCGCGAGCGCCGCGATATCGATGGTCACGTTGGGGCGCGCCTCGTAGATGGCACCAACAACACCGAACGGAACGCGAACCTGCGTGAGCTGCAGACCGTTCTCGAGTGAGGAGCCACGCACGACGTCTCCCACTGGATCGGGAAGCGCCACGATCTCGAGCACCGCGCTCGCGAGGGATGCCAGGCGGGACTCGTCGAGACGAAGTCGGTCCTGGAGAGCAACGCTCAGGCCGTTCTCGCGCCCGTTGGCGAGGTCCAGCTCGTTGGCCGGCAGGATGCTCGCCGCTCCGGTGGCGACCGCCTCAGAGATCGCCCGCAGCGCGTCGTTCTTCTGCGCCGTCGTGGCCGTGGCCAGCGCGCGAGCAGCGACGCGGGAGGCAGCGAGCTTGTCAGTCAGGGAGGTGAGAACAGCAGACTCAGGCATGCGAAGAGTCTACGACCGGAGCGGCCTCAAACCAGGTGCCGGATTCCGTGCCCGCGAGGGCTCCCGCGACCACGCCCGTTGCCGCCAGGAGCGTTGGGATGCCTGCGGCCGCGGCGAGCTTGGCCGCTGCGACCTTCGTGCCTGCCCCGCCCGTACCCACGCCTGCTACTCCGATGTCGCCGAAGGTCACGCCCGCGAGGTCGTCATCGAACGGCACACGATCGATGCGGGTCGCGCCAGGCTCCCCCGGAGGCCTCGTGTACAGCGCGTCGATATCGCTCAACAGGACCAACACGTCCGCGCTCACGAGGATCGAGACCATGGCCGCAAGGCGATCGTTGTCACCGAAGCGGATCTCCTGCGTTGCCACCGTGTCGTTCTCGTTGACGATCGGCAGGATCCGCAGGCCGAGCAGCCGCTCCACCGCACGCTGAGCGTTGCTGCGGTGGGTCGGGTTCTCCATGTCCCCCGCCGTCAGCAGGATCTGGCCGGCCACGATTCCGTACCGGTCGAGGCTGTGCTGGTAGCGGAAGATGAGGACGTTCTGGCCCACGGCGGCTGCGGCTTGCTGGGTGGCGAGGTCAGTCGGTCGAGAGTCGAGCTTGAGATAGGGGATGCCCGTGGCAATAGCACCGGACGACACGAGTATCACCTCGGCACCCCGCGCGTGCGCTGCAGCCAACGCATCGACCAGCGGACCGATCTGCGACACATTCGGGCCGCTGACGGAGGACGAGCCGACTTTCACGACGATACGGCGCGCGTTCGCGACATCCGCGGGGTTGCGAACCTCAGCCATCTGACTCGTCGTCCTTACTCACCGCAAATCCCTCGTCGTCGGTCCACAGGCCGGAGGCGCGCTCGGCTTCGAGCTCGGCTCGGGCAGCGGCCTTGGCATCCATGCGCTCGGTGTAGCTCGAGCGGCGCTCCTTGTTGGTCTGGCGATGGTTGTCGTCGAATCGGCTGTCGGTGCCACGCGGGCTCGTGATGAGCTCGGCCGCCGACGTCATGGTGGGCTCCCAATCGAACACCACACCGTCACCGCCGCCGATCATGACAGTGGAACCGGGAACCGCCCCAGCCTTGAAGAGTGCCTCGTCGGTGCCGATCTTGGCCAGGCGGTCGGCGAGGTAGCCGACGGCCTCCTCGTTGGCGAAGTCGGTCTGGGCGACCCAGCGTTCGGGCTTCGTGCCGAGAATACGGAACGTGTCGCCGTAGGTGCCGCCTTCGACGCGGATCGTGAAGTCCTGCTCGTCGACCGGGCGCGGCCGGATCACGATGCGGGGCTTGACCGTTTCGGCGAGGGCACGGGCGGCCCGCTCGGACTCGACGATGTCGGCGAGGGCGTAGGACAGCTCGCGCAGGCCGGAGTGCGTAGCCGCCGAGACCTCGAACACCTGGTACCCGCGCGCCTCGAGTTCGGGCTTGACCATCTCGGCGAGATCGTGCGCCTCAGGAACGTCCACCTTGTTCAGCGCGATGAGCTGGGGGCGGTCGAGCAGCGGACGCTGACCCTCGGGAACCGGGTATGCGGCCAGCTCGCCGAGGATGATGTCGAGGTCACTGAGCGGGTCCCGGCCGGGCTCGAGGGTTGCGCAGTCGAGCACGTGGAGGAGCGCGGAACAACGCTCGACATGGCGGAGGAACTCAAGCCCCAGCCCCTTGCCTTCGCTTGCGCCCTCGATAAGTCCCGGCACATCCGCGATCGTGTAGCGGGTCTCCCCCGACTCCACGACACCGAGGTTCGGATGCAACGTGGTGAACGGGTAGTCGGCGATCTTGGGCCGTGCCGCGCTCATCGCGGCGATGAGGCTGGACTTTCCGGCTGACGGGAATCCGACGAGTGCGATGTCCGCGACGATCTTGAGTTCGAGGAGCACGTCACCCTCGAAGCCGGGCGTGCCGAGGAGCGCAAAGCCCGGGGCCTTGCGCTTGGTGTTCGCGAGAGCGGCATTGCCGAGACCGCCCTGGCCACCGGGGGCCACGACGAAACGCATGCCCGGGGAATCGAGATCGACGAGCTCCGTGCCATCAGGATCCTTGACGACAGTGCCCACGGGCACCTCGAGGATGAGTTCCCGGCCGGACGTGCCCGCGCGGTTGTCTCCCATACCAGGCTGGCCGTGGTCCGACTTGCGGTGGGGCGAACGGTGGAACCCGAGAA encodes the following:
- the obgE gene encoding GTPase ObgE; this encodes MASFVDQVTLHLRAGHGGNGCVSVRREKFKPLAGPDGGNGGDGGDIVLVSSPQVTTLLGFHRSPHRKSDHGQPGMGDNRAGTSGRELILEVPVGTVVKDPDGTELVDLDSPGMRFVVAPGGQGGLGNAALANTKRKAPGFALLGTPGFEGDVLLELKIVADIALVGFPSAGKSSLIAAMSAARPKIADYPFTTLHPNLGVVESGETRYTIADVPGLIEGASEGKGLGLEFLRHVERCSALLHVLDCATLEPGRDPLSDLDIILGELAAYPVPEGQRPLLDRPQLIALNKVDVPEAHDLAEMVKPELEARGYQVFEVSAATHSGLRELSYALADIVESERAARALAETVKPRIVIRPRPVDEQDFTIRVEGGTYGDTFRILGTKPERWVAQTDFANEEAVGYLADRLAKIGTDEALFKAGAVPGSTVMIGGGDGVVFDWEPTMTSAAELITSPRGTDSRFDDNHRQTNKERRSSYTERMDAKAAARAELEAERASGLWTDDEGFAVSKDDESDG